In the genome of Paenibacillus pabuli, one region contains:
- a CDS encoding DUF4129 domain-containing protein translates to MNESNSNSPNERVLLSMTSVLLIGVYFYPVLTMTSLYTTGHLPYILMAIFVIAGWSGQWVQHKLPTISEKNTFIRWGAALLMGLLLSLVIAILWGLPLPDLLTAVVWGVVSAYIGLNFQPAFRSILIWRLQIWGVVSAIMLSGAANGIEFMQPLRSYTGTIYASGVISFVGWLVGQYSVQMDRAILNDGSRRIVLREFARANHQRLLWMLIVIAGIGAFPSLVAWLGPLRDRLLAWIRGLIGSSSNQEPPITSTAPNEPPMIPEGMEPAGEPSVFWDILGWVVMGAVAVVILWLILRLGQKAINKIMERFKGLLQPGQKKVEPRTEYVDISETLEAPAKTRKSWFRKKESLPSQEAERVRYYYRKWIDRAAHRGVDIQGAHTPLEAAESIVQHGAREDDQKLSAMLPDTYNAVRYGKKSPDDSEMSEIDRIWKSYRSK, encoded by the coding sequence ATGAATGAGTCCAACAGCAACAGTCCCAACGAAAGAGTGCTTTTATCCATGACGAGTGTTCTGTTGATTGGTGTATATTTTTATCCGGTTTTAACGATGACTTCCCTATATACAACAGGACATTTGCCATACATATTAATGGCTATCTTTGTTATTGCCGGCTGGTCAGGTCAGTGGGTACAGCACAAATTACCAACCATCAGTGAAAAAAACACGTTTATTCGATGGGGTGCAGCGCTGCTTATGGGACTGCTGCTCTCCTTGGTCATCGCAATATTATGGGGACTTCCTTTACCAGATTTGCTGACGGCAGTGGTCTGGGGTGTAGTTTCAGCCTATATTGGGTTAAATTTTCAACCTGCCTTCCGTTCGATTTTGATTTGGCGCTTGCAGATTTGGGGTGTGGTCAGTGCAATTATGCTCAGTGGGGCGGCCAATGGAATTGAATTCATGCAACCTCTTCGGTCTTACACTGGAACCATATATGCATCGGGAGTCATCAGTTTTGTTGGCTGGTTGGTAGGCCAGTACAGTGTGCAGATGGATCGTGCGATATTAAATGATGGCTCAAGAAGGATCGTGTTACGTGAGTTTGCACGGGCGAATCACCAGCGTCTGTTATGGATGCTGATTGTGATCGCTGGAATTGGTGCTTTTCCCAGTCTTGTTGCTTGGCTAGGACCACTTCGTGACCGTCTGCTTGCTTGGATCAGAGGTTTAATAGGCTCAAGTTCCAATCAGGAGCCACCTATTACGTCTACAGCTCCAAATGAACCGCCAATGATACCTGAAGGGATGGAACCGGCAGGGGAGCCATCTGTTTTCTGGGATATCCTGGGTTGGGTAGTCATGGGGGCTGTCGCAGTTGTGATCCTGTGGCTTATCCTGCGTTTGGGGCAGAAGGCCATAAACAAGATCATGGAGCGCTTCAAAGGGCTCCTGCAGCCCGGTCAGAAGAAGGTAGAGCCCCGGACGGAGTATGTGGACATTAGCGAAACGTTAGAGGCACCTGCAAAAACACGCAAATCCTGGTTCCGGAAGAAGGAGTCACTGCCCTCGCAGGAAGCTGAACGTGTTCGATACTATTATCGGAAGTGGATCGACAGAGCTGCACACCGGGGAGTGGACATACAAGGTGCACATACGCCACTGGAGGCTGCGGAGTCAATTGTTCAGCATGGAGCCAGAGAAGATGATCAGAAGCTCTCTGCAATGCTACCAGATACCTATAACGCTGTGCGCTATGGCAAGAAATCTCCAGACGATTCCGAGATGAGTGAGATTGATCGGATATGGAAATCTTATCGAAGTAAATAA
- a CDS encoding peroxiredoxin — translation MAERLVGRPAPDFAMETVSGDGQDFGSVKLSDYRGKWLVFFFYPLDFTFVCPTEITALSDAADQFKALDTEVLGVSVDSVHSHKAWINTPKDSNGLGQLNFPLASDITKQVAKDYGVLIEEEGVALRGLFIIDPEGELKYQVVNHNDVGRSVEETLRVLQALQSGGLCAMNWKPGDSNL, via the coding sequence ATGGCAGAACGTTTGGTTGGTAGACCCGCACCGGATTTTGCAATGGAAACAGTATCGGGAGATGGACAAGACTTTGGTTCCGTAAAACTGTCCGATTATCGTGGCAAATGGCTCGTATTTTTCTTTTATCCTTTGGATTTCACTTTTGTGTGCCCAACTGAAATTACAGCTTTGAGTGATGCTGCTGACCAATTCAAAGCTTTGGATACTGAAGTTCTTGGCGTGAGCGTTGACTCCGTACACAGCCACAAAGCTTGGATCAACACACCTAAAGACAGCAATGGTCTTGGTCAATTGAACTTCCCACTTGCTTCCGACATCACGAAACAAGTTGCTAAAGATTATGGCGTTTTGATTGAAGAAGAAGGCGTTGCACTGCGCGGTTTGTTCATCATCGATCCAGAAGGCGAATTGAAATATCAAGTCGTTAACCACAATGATGTAGGCCGTAGCGTTGAAGAAACTCTTCGCGTACTGCAAGCTCTGCAATCCGGTGGATTGTGCGCAATGAACTGGAAACCAGGCGACAGCAATCTGTAA
- a CDS encoding AAA family ATPase encodes MNIQGMEQMNKQLMDHVGKIIVGKDHTIELVMTAIIASGHVLLEDVPGTGKTMLAKSVASSLDCTFQRIQFTPDLLPSDLTGIHFFNQKEGDFEFRPGPLFANLVLADEINRATPRTQSSLLECMEERQISIDGSTRQLERPFIVIATQNPVDNQGTFPLPEAQMDRFMMKIRMGYPSSEESVEILRRTVESRSVTDLSAIISREQLLEAQSTYTSVQIDDDLLRYIIRLTEATRQHPELSLGVSPRGAQALLKASQAWAALHGRDFVLPDDIKILAEPVLAHRLVFRNRVRQQEGLAERIIQELLSQTEVPTENLAAGSGR; translated from the coding sequence ATGAATATCCAGGGAATGGAACAAATGAACAAACAGCTAATGGACCATGTAGGGAAGATCATTGTGGGCAAGGACCATACGATTGAGCTTGTGATGACAGCCATCATTGCTTCAGGGCATGTTCTGCTGGAGGATGTGCCGGGGACGGGAAAAACCATGTTGGCCAAATCAGTAGCCTCTTCACTGGATTGTACCTTCCAGCGTATTCAATTCACACCGGATCTGTTGCCATCCGATTTGACGGGTATTCATTTTTTTAACCAAAAGGAAGGGGACTTTGAATTCAGACCTGGCCCCCTGTTTGCCAACCTCGTGCTGGCAGATGAGATTAATCGGGCTACTCCGCGTACCCAGTCCAGTTTGCTGGAGTGTATGGAGGAGCGGCAGATTAGTATTGATGGTTCGACAAGACAGCTGGAGCGACCTTTTATCGTCATTGCCACACAAAACCCCGTAGATAACCAGGGAACTTTTCCGTTACCGGAGGCACAGATGGATCGTTTCATGATGAAGATCCGAATGGGCTATCCAAGCAGTGAAGAAAGTGTAGAAATTCTGAGACGTACGGTAGAGAGCCGTTCCGTTACCGATCTGTCCGCGATTATTAGCCGTGAGCAGCTGCTTGAGGCACAGAGCACTTATACATCAGTCCAGATTGACGATGATTTGTTGCGATATATTATTCGTCTGACAGAAGCCACTCGACAACATCCAGAGCTGTCACTGGGCGTAAGTCCGCGAGGAGCTCAGGCGCTGCTCAAGGCAAGTCAGGCCTGGGCTGCATTACATGGCAGGGATTTCGTTCTTCCTGATGATATCAAAATATTGGCGGAGCCCGTGCTAGCCCATCGACTTGTATTCCGCAACCGGGTGAGGCAACAAGAGGGCTTGGCGGAACGTATTATTCAGGAACTATTGAGCCAGACTGAAGTGCCAACGGAGAATCTTGCTGCAGGCAGCGGGCGATAA
- the leuB gene encoding 3-isopropylmalate dehydrogenase: MADVKKIAVIAGDGIGPEVVAEAEKVLKRTEEVFGYRFETEHALFGGIAIDEKGTPLPEETLTVCKSADAVLLGAVGGPKWDNNSKELRPETGLLGIRKALGLFSNLRPAVVFDCLKDASTLKPEVLEGTDLMVVRELTGGIYFGEKFRRESAQGEEAVDTCAYNVSEVERIVRQAFEIAQGRRKKLASVDKANVLETSRLWREVVNRVAPDYPDVELEHVLVDNCAMQLLRRPSSFDVIVTENMFGDILSDEAAMLTGSIGMLASASLGEGSFGLYEPVHGSAPDIAGQGLANPIATILSLALMFRTTFGYAEGADAIEAAVSDVLNAGHRTSDIAVDKSKAISTTEMGDLIVAAIQKQA, translated from the coding sequence ATGGCAGACGTGAAAAAAATTGCAGTTATCGCAGGTGACGGAATCGGTCCCGAAGTCGTAGCAGAAGCAGAGAAAGTTCTCAAACGTACGGAGGAAGTGTTCGGATACCGTTTTGAGACAGAGCATGCGCTGTTTGGTGGGATCGCCATTGATGAGAAAGGTACACCCCTTCCGGAAGAAACACTGACAGTATGTAAGAGTGCAGATGCTGTACTGCTCGGAGCCGTTGGTGGTCCAAAATGGGACAACAACAGCAAGGAATTGCGTCCGGAAACAGGCTTGCTTGGCATTCGCAAAGCACTCGGTCTGTTCTCAAACCTTCGTCCGGCAGTAGTATTTGATTGCTTGAAGGATGCTTCTACCTTGAAACCGGAAGTACTGGAAGGTACGGATCTGATGGTTGTGCGTGAGTTGACCGGCGGAATCTACTTTGGAGAGAAATTCAGACGGGAAAGTGCACAAGGCGAAGAGGCTGTGGATACATGTGCTTATAATGTAAGCGAAGTGGAGCGCATCGTTCGTCAGGCATTCGAAATTGCTCAAGGACGTCGTAAAAAGCTGGCTTCTGTAGACAAAGCCAACGTGTTGGAAACATCTCGTCTATGGCGCGAAGTTGTTAACCGGGTGGCACCGGATTATCCTGATGTTGAATTGGAGCATGTGCTTGTAGACAACTGTGCAATGCAGTTGCTGCGTCGTCCTTCCAGCTTTGACGTTATCGTGACGGAAAATATGTTCGGAGATATCCTTAGTGATGAAGCGGCGATGCTGACAGGTTCGATCGGCATGCTGGCATCTGCATCACTGGGTGAAGGCAGCTTTGGTCTGTATGAGCCGGTACACGGTTCAGCACCGGATATCGCTGGCCAAGGCTTGGCGAATCCAATTGCAACAATTCTTTCGCTGGCATTGATGTTCCGTACAACCTTTGGTTATGCAGAAGGCGCTGATGCAATTGAAGCAGCTGTATCTGATGTGCTGAATGCAGGACATCGTACAAGTGACATTGCTGTCGACAAGAGCAAAGCGATCAGCACGACAGAAATGGGCGACTTGATCGTCGCTGCAATTCAGAAACAGGCTTAA
- a CDS encoding aldolase catalytic domain-containing protein, whose product MKTNHCKIVDCTIRDGGLVNNWDFSVDFVQQLYAGLNEAGVDYMEIGYKNSPKLLKGAEEAGPWRFLNDDFLRKVIPQKGNTKLSALVDVGRVDENDILPRSESMLDLIRVACYSKDVDKALALVQTFHDRGYETTLNIMALSNVMENELLEAFELIKESAVDVVYIVDSYGSLDHNDVKYLVEKFKTHLPNKRLGVHTHNNMQLAFSNTLVAAELGVELLDASVYGMGRAAGNCPTELLVAHLKGTKYNLRPVLGVLEQLMVPLREKEEWGYILPYMITGTLDEHPRSAMALRSSEDKDKVVDFYDKLTTPEVNFDK is encoded by the coding sequence ATGAAGACAAATCATTGCAAAATAGTAGATTGTACAATTCGTGATGGCGGATTGGTAAATAACTGGGACTTTAGCGTGGACTTTGTTCAACAGCTCTATGCTGGATTGAATGAAGCTGGCGTTGATTATATGGAAATTGGATATAAAAATTCACCTAAGCTCTTGAAAGGTGCAGAAGAAGCAGGACCGTGGCGTTTTCTGAATGATGATTTCCTCCGCAAAGTTATTCCGCAAAAAGGAAATACAAAATTGTCCGCACTGGTTGACGTTGGACGTGTGGACGAGAATGACATTCTGCCACGCAGCGAAAGCATGCTGGATCTGATCCGTGTAGCTTGCTACAGCAAGGATGTAGACAAGGCACTTGCTCTGGTTCAAACGTTCCATGATCGTGGATATGAAACGACACTGAACATTATGGCATTGTCTAATGTTATGGAAAATGAACTGCTGGAAGCATTTGAACTGATCAAGGAAAGTGCTGTGGATGTTGTATACATAGTAGACTCCTATGGTAGCCTGGATCATAACGATGTGAAATATCTGGTGGAGAAGTTCAAAACTCATCTGCCGAACAAACGTCTTGGCGTTCACACACACAATAACATGCAGCTGGCGTTCTCAAACACGTTGGTAGCGGCTGAGCTTGGAGTTGAACTGCTGGATGCTTCCGTATACGGTATGGGACGTGCTGCAGGGAATTGTCCGACTGAACTGCTTGTAGCTCATTTGAAAGGCACGAAATACAATCTGCGCCCTGTACTTGGTGTATTGGAGCAATTGATGGTTCCTCTCCGTGAAAAAGAAGAATGGGGTTACATTTTGCCTTATATGATTACAGGTACATTGGACGAGCATCCTCGCTCGGCGATGGCACTGCGTTCGTCAGAAGACAAAGATAAGGTTGTTGATTTTTATGATAAACTGACAACACCAGAAGTGAATTTTGACAAATAA
- a CDS encoding bifunctional diguanylate cyclase/phosphodiesterase, protein MKANQQDQRKIGWVAVGGLLCFLASQWFRSSASSDLIISGYPVLTLLGGFAAAAACIGIYNQSWLFQTQRLTLRRVLMTTLFLLIGLFELVHIVSFAEEMPNGAMAESEFSLKMMSLGSIVCAAGLLYIYAVREREIALPRKFLLFSGTLGIFVVLYTVAIQEWAILPNLLEGNVIGGMFTRIHFLIGILYGVTAVMLFLQWKKGKDADLPTILCAILCFFFGECYFVSATKMNDLNLLLGLLSDCLGYFFIQKGLYSSVVDTPFLKQQVAEAKMNFIAHHDDVTGLPNRRRLSQRLKVMMNAAMVEEQLVGVLVLNINRFKTINDSLGQQAANRVLRQVGQRLKHSSLPGEEVFGLGRDEFVVTMTDFCTTDTALRRTRSILQLFEKPVTVDGNEYHLTLGIGMAIFPHDGDSPEEIIQNADTALHNAKEQGLELNRYAHAMQMKAQERLQLENDLRKALDRKQFYLVYQPQVNLASGLIVGMEALVRWQHPLRGSVSPAEFIPLAEESGLIVPLGEWVLREACAQNKRWQEAGYRKLCVSVNLSMRQFRHSHLLDNISGILKETGLEPVWLELEITESMTFDKDRAFEQLRKIKEIGVHISIDDFGTGYSSLHYLKDLPIDRLKIDRSFVNEVMEDSNNAAIVSTITSMAHHLQLKVTAEGVENEEQLSFLRDQHCHEAQGYFFSKPIVAADFETKFLRDVDKPTG, encoded by the coding sequence ATGAAGGCTAATCAGCAAGATCAGAGAAAAATAGGTTGGGTCGCGGTTGGCGGCTTATTGTGTTTCCTCGCAAGTCAATGGTTTCGTTCTTCTGCAAGCTCTGATCTGATCATATCGGGTTACCCGGTTTTGACACTCTTGGGTGGCTTCGCCGCGGCAGCGGCCTGTATCGGCATTTATAATCAAAGCTGGTTATTTCAGACTCAAAGACTGACCCTCCGAAGGGTCCTTATGACTACGCTGTTTTTACTGATTGGTTTGTTTGAATTGGTTCACATCGTTTCTTTTGCCGAAGAAATGCCGAATGGCGCGATGGCAGAGTCGGAGTTCTCGCTGAAGATGATGTCGCTTGGATCTATTGTTTGCGCGGCAGGGTTGCTGTATATATATGCAGTCAGAGAGAGGGAAATTGCGTTACCACGCAAATTTTTACTCTTCAGCGGAACACTGGGTATTTTTGTTGTTTTGTATACGGTGGCCATTCAGGAATGGGCTATATTGCCAAACTTGCTGGAGGGCAATGTGATTGGCGGCATGTTTACCCGAATTCACTTTCTGATTGGAATTCTGTATGGGGTGACTGCGGTCATGTTGTTCCTTCAATGGAAAAAAGGCAAAGACGCTGATCTGCCTACCATCCTTTGTGCAATTCTTTGTTTTTTCTTTGGAGAATGTTACTTTGTCTCTGCTACGAAGATGAATGATCTTAATCTGTTGTTAGGTCTGTTAAGTGATTGTTTGGGCTATTTCTTCATCCAGAAGGGACTGTATTCGTCTGTAGTGGATACGCCTTTTCTCAAGCAGCAGGTGGCTGAAGCGAAAATGAATTTTATTGCTCACCATGATGATGTGACAGGGCTGCCGAATCGCCGTCGTCTTTCTCAGCGGCTGAAAGTGATGATGAATGCAGCTATGGTAGAAGAGCAGCTTGTCGGGGTCTTGGTATTAAATATTAACCGGTTCAAAACGATTAACGATTCATTGGGTCAGCAAGCGGCTAATCGTGTACTTCGTCAGGTTGGACAGCGTTTGAAGCATTCTTCACTCCCGGGAGAGGAAGTTTTCGGACTGGGGAGAGATGAATTCGTAGTGACGATGACAGATTTCTGCACAACAGATACGGCGTTGCGGCGGACAAGATCAATCTTGCAATTGTTCGAAAAACCTGTAACGGTAGATGGAAATGAGTACCATCTCACGCTGGGTATTGGTATGGCGATATTTCCGCATGACGGAGACTCACCGGAAGAGATCATCCAGAATGCGGATACAGCGCTGCATAATGCCAAAGAACAGGGATTGGAGCTAAACCGATATGCACATGCGATGCAGATGAAAGCCCAAGAACGTTTGCAGCTTGAAAATGATTTGCGCAAAGCGCTGGATCGTAAGCAATTCTATCTTGTGTATCAGCCGCAGGTTAATCTGGCGAGTGGTTTGATTGTGGGAATGGAGGCTTTGGTTCGTTGGCAGCATCCGCTGAGAGGATCAGTATCCCCTGCGGAATTTATTCCTCTTGCTGAGGAGAGCGGGCTGATCGTGCCGCTTGGAGAGTGGGTACTGCGTGAGGCCTGTGCACAGAATAAAAGGTGGCAAGAAGCAGGTTATCGCAAACTTTGTGTATCAGTTAACCTTTCTATGAGACAATTCAGGCACTCCCATCTGCTGGATAACATCAGCGGCATACTCAAGGAGACAGGTTTGGAACCTGTATGGCTTGAACTTGAAATTACGGAGAGCATGACGTTTGACAAGGATCGGGCGTTTGAGCAGCTGCGCAAAATTAAGGAAATTGGTGTGCACATCAGTATTGATGATTTTGGTACGGGGTACAGTTCACTGCATTATTTGAAAGATCTGCCCATTGACCGCCTCAAGATCGACCGTTCCTTTGTCAATGAAGTGATGGAGGACAGCAATAACGCGGCAATTGTGTCAACCATTACGTCGATGGCTCATCACCTGCAGTTGAAAGTGACGGCTGAAGGTGTTGAAAATGAGGAGCAGCTTTCGTTCCTTCGTGATCAACATTGTCATGAGGCCCAAGGGTACTTTTTCAGCAAACCGATTGTGGCAGCCGATTTTGAAACAAAGTTTTTGAGAGATGTAGATAAACCCACAGGCTAG
- a CDS encoding ATP-binding protein: MISEFQDTVPQPTDGFPPVHLDYNKYENVLEHLDSGIMLFDSNGVLTFINVQMAKLLELPRSLLSGCTLMQMLHHPQMSRFKKKKILRIYRETIFHRKRYHELIDEYGRHWLVTVTYGDQMDGDFLFSVKDVSDYKQIEQTAYQNDKLAMLGRISASIAHEIRNPLTAIRGFIQLLRPHLLQLGKDEYARIILTEIDRANDIIYEFLNSSKPSAPQKTIMSVNSLLKEVVLLTESEGLMKGCEITLDEAEVPLNVSIDVKQIKQVILNMVKNAMDAIEDVGEEHTGLIQISTGTDNKYVQISIADNGQGMDHNTLVRLFDPFFTTKESGTGLGLSVSYRIIKNHGGNISVDSKKGEGTRFIIMLPLV, encoded by the coding sequence ATGATTAGTGAATTTCAGGATACAGTGCCTCAACCAACGGACGGATTCCCGCCTGTACATCTGGATTACAACAAGTATGAGAATGTCCTGGAACATCTGGATAGCGGTATTATGTTGTTTGACAGTAATGGTGTATTGACGTTTATTAACGTTCAAATGGCAAAGTTGTTGGAGCTTCCTAGAAGTCTGTTGAGCGGCTGCACCCTGATGCAAATGCTGCATCATCCACAGATGAGCCGATTCAAGAAAAAGAAAATTTTACGCATTTACCGGGAAACCATTTTTCATCGTAAGCGCTATCATGAATTAATTGACGAGTATGGTAGGCATTGGCTGGTAACAGTAACGTATGGGGATCAGATGGATGGGGACTTCCTTTTCAGTGTGAAGGATGTTTCCGATTATAAACAGATTGAGCAGACCGCTTATCAAAATGACAAACTTGCGATGTTGGGTCGGATTTCGGCATCAATTGCCCATGAAATTCGCAATCCTTTAACTGCAATCCGCGGATTTATCCAGCTGCTCAGGCCCCATTTGCTGCAATTGGGGAAAGACGAGTATGCTCGAATTATTCTAACGGAAATTGACAGGGCGAACGACATTATCTACGAATTTCTGAATTCCTCGAAACCGTCAGCTCCTCAGAAGACCATTATGTCTGTTAACTCTTTGCTCAAAGAGGTGGTCTTGCTGACAGAAAGCGAAGGATTAATGAAGGGATGCGAAATCACGCTGGATGAAGCAGAAGTCCCGTTAAATGTGTCCATTGATGTCAAACAGATTAAGCAGGTTATTTTGAATATGGTTAAGAATGCGATGGATGCCATCGAGGATGTGGGCGAAGAGCATACTGGCTTGATTCAGATTTCCACGGGAACCGATAACAAATATGTGCAGATCTCCATTGCCGATAATGGACAGGGAATGGATCACAATACCCTTGTGCGCCTGTTTGACCCGTTTTTTACCACCAAGGAGAGCGGAACAGGGCTTGGACTTTCCGTGAGTTACCGTATTATCAAAAATCATGGAGGCAACATCTCTGTGGATAGCAAAAAAGGGGAAGGCACCCGGTTCATCATCATGCTTCCCTTGGTGTAA
- a CDS encoding DUF58 domain-containing protein: MALLWLVIVGGIVIGVHGIWFGRPALRKLKYTRQFSKLRCYAGDELEMVETIANEKRISVPWLRLEAMMPVSFVFRSGSGMDISQGDIYQNHKSIFTLKPFTRITRKHPFVCSRRGIYTLNTVTMTGGDLFGLWRTSKPIPVHLSMIVYPSLVHAEDLPAIYQVWQGEVEVSRWIVEDPFLILGVRPYGAGDPMNRIHWKASARTGELQVYKQGWTADPQSWIVVNIQESADMWSVVTRPEIIERALRYAATAAVDAIGRGLPAGFAHNGYRVSGGRDPLRIEPDYGSPHLEMLLEAMAETELKCMVPMEQFLNDEVERNEEAQQVRSYLLITSYVSPAMEHEIARLHEQGHRVTILPVEGGKSDAKAVSA, from the coding sequence ATGGCATTACTATGGCTTGTCATTGTTGGAGGCATTGTTATTGGAGTACACGGCATATGGTTCGGTCGTCCGGCTTTACGCAAACTGAAGTACACCAGACAGTTCAGCAAATTGCGTTGTTACGCCGGGGATGAGCTGGAGATGGTTGAGACAATTGCCAATGAAAAACGAATATCGGTTCCATGGCTCAGACTTGAAGCTATGATGCCAGTTTCATTTGTATTTCGTTCCGGCTCAGGCATGGATATTAGTCAGGGAGATATTTATCAGAATCATAAAAGCATCTTTACTTTGAAACCGTTTACCCGCATTACACGCAAGCATCCTTTTGTATGCAGCAGACGTGGGATATACACGTTAAACACTGTAACTATGACCGGAGGAGACTTGTTCGGCCTTTGGCGTACCTCGAAGCCAATTCCCGTTCATCTATCCATGATCGTATACCCTTCGCTTGTTCATGCGGAGGATCTACCTGCGATCTATCAGGTATGGCAGGGGGAGGTTGAAGTATCCCGTTGGATTGTTGAAGATCCCTTTCTGATTCTTGGGGTGCGTCCGTATGGTGCAGGTGACCCGATGAACCGTATTCATTGGAAAGCGAGTGCACGCACGGGAGAATTACAGGTGTATAAGCAGGGATGGACTGCGGATCCTCAATCTTGGATTGTTGTCAACATTCAGGAGTCGGCAGACATGTGGAGTGTTGTTACTCGTCCGGAGATCATCGAACGAGCACTCCGTTATGCGGCAACTGCTGCGGTAGATGCCATTGGAAGGGGCTTACCCGCAGGGTTTGCTCATAATGGCTACCGTGTGAGTGGAGGGCGTGATCCATTGCGGATTGAGCCGGATTACGGCAGTCCTCATCTGGAAATGCTGCTGGAAGCTATGGCGGAGACGGAATTGAAATGTATGGTTCCGATGGAGCAGTTCTTGAATGATGAAGTAGAACGGAATGAAGAAGCCCAGCAGGTTCGCAGTTATCTCTTAATTACGTCCTATGTATCTCCAGCAATGGAGCATGAAATTGCGCGTTTGCATGAGCAAGGCCATCGTGTAACCATACTCCCGGTAGAGGGCGGGAAAAGCGACGCTAAGGCGGTGAGTGCATGA